A window of Pseudodesulfovibrio hydrargyri contains these coding sequences:
- a CDS encoding LutC/YkgG family protein produces MTNEEYFLKRIRKALGRKKAPGADTIFSSRPQGEREGLLSRADRSREERFELLALLQQAAGPLNLNVHVAEDTREAGQSIANLARVSETEWGGDKHVLMHDDALLHDLDLPGHLADDPIAVDVARFNPGEDELAGKQRLREVAEKAYIGVTGADWCAADCAAIALLSGPGHGRAVSLVPSIHIAVLPLDRLVADLPEGYALLENHGNLPASFTFISGPSKTADIEAELVHGAHGPREMHLFVITG; encoded by the coding sequence ATGACTAACGAAGAATACTTCCTCAAGCGCATCCGCAAGGCCCTGGGCCGCAAAAAAGCGCCCGGCGCGGATACCATCTTCTCCAGCCGCCCCCAAGGCGAACGGGAAGGACTGCTCTCCCGCGCCGACCGCAGCCGGGAGGAACGGTTCGAACTCCTCGCCCTGCTCCAACAGGCCGCCGGCCCCCTGAACCTCAACGTCCACGTCGCCGAGGACACCCGTGAGGCCGGACAAAGCATCGCCAACCTGGCCCGCGTCTCGGAAACCGAATGGGGCGGCGACAAGCACGTCCTCATGCACGACGACGCCCTGCTCCACGATCTCGATTTGCCCGGACACCTGGCCGACGACCCCATCGCCGTGGACGTGGCCCGTTTCAACCCGGGCGAGGACGAACTCGCGGGCAAGCAACGGTTGCGCGAAGTCGCGGAAAAGGCCTACATCGGCGTGACCGGCGCGGACTGGTGCGCCGCGGACTGCGCCGCCATCGCCCTGCTGTCCGGACCGGGCCACGGACGCGCCGTGTCCCTGGTCCCGTCCATCCACATCGCGGTCCTGCCCCTGGACCGGCTAGTGGCCGACCTGCCCGAAGGCTACGCCCTGCTCGAAAACCACGGCAACCTGCCCGCTTCCTTCACCTTCATCTCCGGACCGTCCAAAACCGCCGACATCGAGGCCGAACTCGTCCACGGCGCGCACGGCCCCAGAGAGATGCACCTGTTCGTCATTACGGGGTAA
- a CDS encoding DEAD/DEAH box helicase, with product MTFSNFSLDRRILAGIKGCGYETPTPIQEQAIPLVLKGHDVMGLAQTGTGKTAAFALPILQRLLTSKKSDRAIPSVLVLAPTRELALQIDENFNDLGKQTGIRSGVVIGGVGMNPQIKAFSHCRIIVACPGRLVRLLNKGSVSLNHIDTLVLDEADRMLDMGFMPDIKRILAKLPVKRQNLLFSATMPKDIRKLAENILNNPKTVQVSNTQPVESVEHCFYATANNLKGDLLTRLLDNDDRQSVLVFTRTKHKAKNLARKLANSGYNSTFLQGNMSQSQRQRALDGFRDGRFDIMVATDIAARGIDCDRISHVINFDMPDTVETYTHRIGRTGRAGRSGCAVSLVTSEDKTQVRDIERVMRVKLKQQTL from the coding sequence ATGACTTTTTCCAATTTCTCCCTGGATCGGCGTATCCTCGCCGGCATCAAAGGGTGCGGCTATGAAACCCCCACCCCCATTCAAGAACAGGCCATTCCCCTCGTGCTCAAAGGCCACGACGTCATGGGCCTGGCCCAGACCGGCACCGGCAAGACCGCGGCCTTCGCCCTGCCCATCCTGCAACGGCTGTTGACCAGCAAGAAGTCGGACCGGGCCATCCCCAGCGTCCTGGTCCTGGCCCCCACCCGCGAACTTGCCCTGCAGATCGACGAGAACTTCAACGATCTGGGCAAGCAGACCGGCATCCGCTCCGGCGTGGTCATCGGCGGCGTGGGCATGAACCCGCAGATCAAGGCCTTTTCCCACTGCCGCATCATCGTGGCCTGCCCCGGCCGCCTGGTCCGGCTGTTGAACAAGGGCTCCGTGTCCCTCAACCACATCGACACCCTGGTCCTGGACGAGGCCGACCGCATGCTCGACATGGGCTTCATGCCCGACATCAAGCGCATCCTGGCCAAGCTGCCCGTCAAACGGCAGAACCTGCTCTTCTCGGCCACCATGCCCAAGGATATCCGCAAGCTTGCCGAAAATATCCTGAACAATCCCAAGACCGTCCAGGTGTCCAACACCCAACCTGTGGAGTCCGTGGAACACTGCTTCTACGCCACGGCCAACAACCTCAAGGGCGATCTGCTCACCCGGCTCCTGGACAACGACGACCGCCAGAGCGTGCTCGTCTTCACCCGGACCAAGCACAAGGCCAAGAACCTGGCCCGCAAGCTGGCCAATTCCGGCTACAACTCCACCTTCCTCCAGGGCAACATGAGCCAGAGCCAGCGCCAGCGGGCCCTGGACGGCTTCCGCGACGGCCGGTTCGACATCATGGTCGCCACCGACATCGCCGCCCGGGGCATCGACTGCGACCGCATCTCCCACGTCATCAACTTCGACATGCCCGATACCGTGGAGACCTACACCCATCGCATCGGCCGCACCGGCCGCGCGGGCCGCTCCGGATGCGCCGTCAGCCTCGTCACCAGCGAAGACAAGACCCAGGTCCGCGACATCGAACGCGTCATGCGCGTCAAACTCAAGCAACAGACCCTGTAA
- a CDS encoding LutB/LldF family L-lactate oxidation iron-sulfur protein — MNQPSDKTYAELAHDAIGNEELHAAIRMIQDRIGKSSQALWRDEITPQHRRLAKEARLRTLDNLDEVLAALAEKVRARGGHVHFAATAEDARHYCLEVARKHNVKRVVKGKSMTSAEIGVDPLLESEGIEVVETDLGEYIIQLAGDTPSHIIAPCIHMNKRQIGKLFQEKLGIPYSEDPPTLTRAARKALREKLLTADMGLSGCNIACAETGHVCLVSNEGNIRMATTMPKVHVALMGMERVTATLAEHDMLLRLLTRGAAAQKVSTYVSFLGGPRQPGETDGPEEFHLVVIDNGRMKMLADPRFREVLSCIRCGGCLNICPVYGRIGGHAYNGPYPGPIGAVIMPLIQGVNQHADLCRGESLCGACKDICPVNNDLPRMLSELRHMLAHGDETWKVEPVDKTEARAFKAWSAAMSSRTAYNLLVRAGRIAQAPFVRNGALSKGVGPLAKWTATRDFPPIAKKTFAERWKTDHAKRLSETDHD; from the coding sequence ATGAATCAACCGAGCGACAAGACCTACGCCGAACTGGCCCACGACGCCATCGGCAACGAGGAGCTGCACGCGGCCATCCGCATGATCCAGGACCGCATCGGCAAATCCTCCCAGGCCCTGTGGCGGGACGAGATCACCCCGCAACACCGCCGGTTGGCCAAGGAGGCGCGCCTGCGCACCCTGGACAACCTCGACGAGGTTCTGGCCGCCCTGGCCGAAAAAGTCCGCGCCCGGGGCGGGCACGTCCATTTCGCGGCCACGGCCGAGGACGCCCGCCACTACTGCCTGGAAGTGGCCCGCAAGCACAACGTCAAGCGCGTGGTCAAGGGCAAGTCCATGACCTCGGCCGAGATCGGCGTGGACCCCCTGCTCGAGAGCGAGGGCATCGAGGTGGTCGAGACCGACCTCGGCGAGTACATCATCCAGCTGGCCGGGGACACGCCCTCGCACATCATCGCCCCTTGCATCCACATGAACAAGCGCCAGATCGGCAAGCTGTTCCAGGAGAAGCTCGGCATCCCCTATTCCGAGGACCCGCCCACCCTGACCAGAGCCGCGCGCAAGGCCCTGCGCGAAAAACTCCTGACCGCCGACATGGGGTTGAGCGGCTGCAACATCGCCTGCGCCGAGACCGGCCACGTCTGCCTGGTGTCCAACGAGGGCAACATCCGCATGGCCACGACCATGCCCAAGGTCCACGTCGCGCTCATGGGCATGGAGCGGGTCACCGCCACCCTGGCCGAGCACGACATGCTCCTGCGCCTGCTGACGCGTGGCGCCGCGGCCCAGAAGGTCTCCACCTACGTCTCCTTCCTGGGCGGCCCCCGCCAGCCCGGCGAGACCGACGGGCCCGAGGAATTCCATCTGGTCGTCATCGACAACGGGCGCATGAAAATGCTCGCCGACCCCCGGTTCCGCGAGGTCCTGTCCTGCATCCGCTGCGGCGGCTGCCTGAACATCTGCCCGGTCTACGGGCGCATCGGCGGCCACGCATACAACGGCCCCTACCCCGGCCCCATCGGCGCGGTCATCATGCCGCTCATCCAGGGCGTCAACCAACACGCCGACCTCTGCCGGGGCGAGTCCCTGTGCGGCGCGTGCAAGGACATCTGCCCGGTCAACAACGATCTGCCGCGCATGCTCTCCGAGCTCAGGCACATGCTCGCCCACGGCGACGAGACCTGGAAGGTCGAGCCCGTGGACAAGACCGAGGCGCGGGCCTTCAAGGCCTGGAGCGCGGCCATGTCCAGCCGCACCGCCTACAACCTGCTGGTCAGGGCCGGACGGATCGCCCAGGCCCCGTTCGTCAGGAACGGCGCGCTCTCCAAGGGCGTCGGCCCGCTGGCCAAATGGACCGCCACCCGCGACTTCCCGCCCATCGCCAAGAAGACCTTTGCCGAACGATGGAAGACCGACCACGCCAAGCGCCTCAGCGAGACCGACCATGACTAA
- a CDS encoding PAS domain S-box protein, producing the protein MDLIIIASIGIQLTAAGLALFLIPETGRRWSWILIAAGLIGMVHRRVHTLYMYWEGRAQPDPAFELLGLLVSIIILLGVLQIRPIFRQLKAANEKLAKNEERFRTVADFTYDWEYWRGPDGEFLYMSPSCERITGYPRSAFMENPELMFEMVHPEDRPMVKAHLHREHRNQGTDTLDFRIIRADGTQHWLSHRCVPVTSEQGTFLGARASNRIIDQRVEAENRLRESRRLYRDLVEQSHFIVLEVDTEGKVFFINRWGLDFYGFHEGELTGREALGLLLPETDHQDRDLRAHFQDLLERNPGHTFTEVEVVRRNESRATLSLGTSVMVDETGQATGILCIGIDITARRAAEKLKEDVERIVRHDLKSPLMGIIGLPRIMQEDENLTDRQKEMLQVVEEAGMQMMDLINQSLTLFKLESGTYEHQPQPVDWLAVVMRAVRDTSMHREPACSVETSLDGQKVAKGMQLIIQGDGTLLYGMAANLLKNAVEASGGQPVRVDLTSGDPCVLEIRNRLPVPEEVRQSFFDKYSTHGKHNGTGLGTYSARLAAEAHGGHISMDTSPETGTVVRVALPRDKKTA; encoded by the coding sequence ATGGACCTGATCATCATCGCTTCCATAGGCATACAGCTGACGGCCGCAGGGCTGGCGCTGTTTCTGATCCCGGAAACGGGTCGCCGCTGGTCGTGGATACTGATCGCGGCGGGTCTGATCGGCATGGTCCACCGGCGGGTGCACACCCTGTACATGTACTGGGAGGGGCGGGCGCAGCCGGACCCCGCCTTCGAGCTGCTCGGGCTCCTGGTTTCCATCATCATCCTGTTGGGAGTATTGCAGATCCGGCCGATTTTCCGGCAGCTCAAGGCGGCCAACGAGAAACTGGCCAAGAACGAGGAGCGGTTCCGGACCGTGGCCGACTTCACCTATGATTGGGAGTACTGGCGCGGCCCGGACGGAGAATTCCTGTACATGTCGCCGTCATGCGAGCGGATCACCGGGTACCCCCGGTCCGCGTTCATGGAGAACCCGGAGCTGATGTTCGAGATGGTCCATCCCGAGGACCGGCCCATGGTCAAGGCGCACCTGCACAGGGAGCACCGGAACCAGGGCACGGACACCCTGGATTTCCGCATCATCCGGGCCGACGGCACCCAGCACTGGCTGTCGCACCGTTGCGTGCCGGTGACCAGCGAGCAGGGCACCTTTCTGGGCGCGCGTGCCAGCAACCGGATCATCGACCAGCGGGTGGAGGCCGAGAACCGGCTGCGAGAGAGCCGCCGCCTGTACCGCGACCTGGTGGAGCAATCGCATTTCATCGTCCTGGAGGTGGACACCGAGGGCAAGGTCTTTTTCATCAACCGCTGGGGGCTGGACTTCTACGGGTTCCATGAAGGCGAACTGACCGGCCGTGAGGCCCTGGGACTGCTCCTGCCCGAGACCGACCACCAGGACCGCGACCTGCGCGCCCATTTCCAGGACCTGCTCGAACGCAACCCGGGCCACACCTTCACCGAGGTGGAGGTCGTGCGCCGCAACGAGAGCCGGGCCACCCTGTCGCTCGGCACCTCGGTCATGGTCGACGAGACGGGCCAGGCCACCGGCATCCTCTGCATCGGGATCGACATCACCGCGCGCAGGGCGGCGGAAAAACTGAAGGAGGACGTGGAACGCATCGTCCGCCACGACCTCAAGTCGCCGCTCATGGGCATCATCGGCCTGCCGCGCATCATGCAGGAGGACGAGAACCTCACGGACCGTCAGAAGGAGATGCTCCAGGTGGTCGAGGAGGCGGGCATGCAGATGATGGACCTGATCAACCAGTCCCTGACCCTGTTCAAGCTCGAATCCGGCACCTACGAGCACCAGCCCCAGCCCGTGGACTGGCTGGCCGTGGTCATGCGCGCCGTGCGCGACACCTCCATGCACCGCGAACCCGCCTGCTCCGTCGAAACCAGCCTGGACGGCCAAAAGGTCGCCAAAGGCATGCAACTCATCATACAGGGCGACGGCACCCTGTTGTACGGCATGGCCGCCAACCTGCTCAAAAACGCGGTCGAGGCCTCGGGCGGCCAGCCCGTGCGCGTGGACTTGACCAGCGGCGACCCCTGCGTGCTCGAAATCCGCAACCGCCTGCCCGTGCCCGAAGAGGTGCGCCAGTCCTTCTTCGATAAATACTCCACCCATGGCAAGCATAACGGCACCGGCCTGGGCACCTACTCCGCACGCCTCGCCGCCGAAGCGCACGGCGGCCACATCTCCATGGACACCTCCCCGGAAACCGGCACCGTGGTCCGCGTGGCCCTGCCCAGAGATAAGAAAACCGCCTGA